One window from the genome of Anticarsia gemmatalis isolate Benzon Research Colony breed Stoneville strain chromosome 8, ilAntGemm2 primary, whole genome shotgun sequence encodes:
- the Hrs gene encoding hepatocyte growth factor regulated tyrosine kinase substrate isoform X1 has protein sequence MFRANNFDKLLDKATSNLRLDPDWPTILQICDLIRQNDCSPKYAVAAVKKKLYSQNPHQAMFALLTLESIVKNCGSGIHDEVTSKAFCEMLRDLVKTTQHENLRNKILELIQAWAFAFRNSPKYRAVQDTVNILKAEGYKFPTLKESDAMFSADTAPEWAEGEVCHRCRVAFSLMVRRHHCRACGQVFCQQCSSKTSTLPKFGIEKEVRVCDACFDKVSRPPVALNKLEIVDTSNDYGPTQPQKRTGGKTAEELQEEEELQLALALSQSEAEHKEKERKSRAHIAPDPTPHHPTVSPTPSSVSASPEHSTQATSELSRYLDRNYWEQRLSRDNAVAPTAPAPASHASDITEEFPKPAAAKSQDDDSEDKEIDEFVESLKSQVEIFVNRMKSNSSRGRSIANDTSVQTLFMNITAMHSRLLRFIQQQDDKRVYLESLQDKVTQIRDSRAALDTLRAEHAARLAAAAEAAERQRQMQMAAKLQAMRKKKHEYLQYQRQLALQRVQEQEREMQMRQEQQKHQYLMSANSYYMPGVSMQQYQSGFPNQQMYGNPQFHPQMMPQATTESSVPMPGQPQMSTANIPMNITQMGTMQSMPQLTNTYGISTTAANINPTVSVQQSMNQPNLRPALGQQLPLQQQMLLQQMHQMRMPVQPGMHQIVPQSIANGLPGQNIPQQNGQNAPKQNLPNQPQQPPNSMMPQMSVAQQNMGQPQIIPSNPMMGLQMQNMRMPLMQGNQPNANQQVPVSQFQNMNIQNQTNTQQPGSQVPNMQSQSQIPMPGQPMSIQGQQIMPGQTVPGHPQAMQMNNNMSPTNQNVPAQGQQTPQGQGQQMPQQMTHQQQIPSQQQIAHNPQMALPGQGMPPPGQQMMMPGQQIPNQGQNMPQGQMMNQGQTPQGQLPHPGQQIGQGQPPSHPGQQMPPGHLPPGHQTHQIQMVHQVQMGGPMVGQLPPGQPMQGQIPQQIPGPQMQQPMPQGQPQNMPGQQIKMQQPNFNNMPQGQPQNTNQQAQTPVKSEHNNNTAELISFD, from the exons ATGTTTCGAgctaataattttgataagttACTTG ATAAAGCGACAAGTAATCTACGCCTGGATCCCGATTGGCCGACGATCCTACAAATATGCGACTTGATTAGACAAAATGATTGTTc ACCAAAATATGCAGTGGCAGCAGTCAAAAAGAAACTATACTCACAGAACCCACACCAGGCCATGTTTGCACTGCTCACACTTGAGAGTATCGTCAAAAATTGTG GATCTGGAATTCACGATGAAGTGACATCAAAGGCGTTTTGTGAGATGCTCCGAGACTTGGTGAAGACAACACAACACGAGAATCTTCGCAACAAGATACTGGAGCTGATACAAGCGTGGGCATTCGCGTTCAGGAACTCACCTAAATATAGAGCCGTGCAG GACACTGTGAATATACTGAAAGCCGAAGGTTACAAGTTCCCGACACTTAAAGAGTCTGATGCGATGTTTTCTGCTGACACGGCGCCAGAATGGGCAGAGGGAGAAGTGTGTCACAG ATGTCGGGTGGCTTTCTCTTTGATGGTGCGACGTCATCACTGTCGCGCGTGCGGTCAGGTGTTCTGTCAACAGTGTAGCTCCAAAACATCCACTTTACCCAAGTTTGGGATTGAAAAGGAG GTGCGTGTATGTGATGCCTGCTTCGACAAAGTCAGCAGACCACCTGTAGCTCTCAATAAATTGGAGATTGTTGACACTTCCAACGACTATGGGCCCACACAACCACAG AAACGTACCGGCGGCAAGACAGCTGAGGAGCTACAAGAGGAGGAAGAACTACAGCTTGCTCTGGCTCTCAGTCAGTCTGAAGCTGAACATAAGGAGAAAGAACGCAAGTCTCGTGCCCATATTGCACCCGATCCTACGCCACACCATCCAACCG TGTCTCCAACACCTTCATCAGTCAGCGCATCACCGGAGCACAGTACCCAAGCAACTTCTGAGCTGTCGCGGTACTTGGACCGCAACTACTGGGAACAACGATTGTCTCGCGACAACGCGGTTGCCCCCACTGCTCCCGCGCCCGCTTCTCATGCCTCCGACATCACCGAG GAATTCCCAAAACCAGCCGCTGCTAAATCGCAAGATGATGACTCCGAGGACAAAGAGATTGATGAATTCGTGGAGTCCCTCAAATCTCAAGTCGAAATATTTGTAAACAGAATGAAAAGCAACTCTTCACG AGGACGGTCTATTGCCAACGACACCTCCGTTCAGACCCTCTTCATGAACATAACAGCGATGCACTCGCGTCTACTGCGCTTCATTCAGCAACAAGACGACAAGCGGGTATATTTGGAGAGTTTACAG GATAAAGTTACTCAAATTCGCGACAGTCGCGCCGCTCTTGATACTTTAAGAGCAGAACACGCGGCCAGATTAGCAGCCGCCGCCGAAGCGGCCGAGCGACAAAGACAAATGCAAATGGCCGCCAAGTTGCAGGCCATGAGGAAGAAGAAACACGAATACTTGCAGTACCAGAGACAACTTGCTCTGCAAAGGGTTCAG GAACAAGAAAGAGAAATGCAGATGAGACAGGAGCAGCAGAAACACCAGTACTTGATGTCTGCCAACAGTTATTACATGCCAGGCGTGTCAATGCAACAGTACCAAAGCGGCTTTCCGAATCAACAGATGTATGGAAACCCGCAGTTCCATCCACAGATGATGCCGCAAGCTACTACCGAGAGCAGTGTCCCTATGCCTGGCCAACCGCAGATGTCAACTGCCAACATACCAATGAACATCACACAGATGGGAACTATGCAGTCAATGCCACAGCTGACTAATACATACGGCATTTCTACTACTGCCGCTAACATTAACCCAACAGTTAGCGTTCAACAAAGCATGAATCAGCCCAATTTGCGACCTGCGCTCGGTCAACAATTGCCATTACAACAACAGATGCTTCTCCAGCAAATGCATCAGATGCGCATGCCGGTGCAACCAGGCATGCATCAAATTGTACCACAGAGCATTGCAAATGGACTTCCGGGACAAAATATTCCACAACAGAATGGGCAAAATGCTCCAAAGCAAAACTTGCCTAATCAGCCTCAGCAGCCACCTAACTCAATGATGCCTCAGATGTCTGTTGCTCAGCAAAATATGGGCCAACCTCAAATTATTCCAAGCAACCCTATGATGGGATTACAAATGCAGAATATGAGAATGCCCCTTATGCAGGGAAATCAACCAAATGCTAATCAGCAAGTACCAGTATCACAATTTCAGAATATGAATATTCAAAACCAGACTAATACTCAGCAGCCAGGGTCTCAAGTGCCTAACATGCAATCACAGTCACAAATTCCCATGCCTGGACAGCCAATGTCTATACAAGGGCAACAAATAATGCCAGGCCAAACAGTGCCTGGTCACCCACAAGCCATGCagatgaataataatatgtctccCACCAACCAAAATGTGCCTGCTCAAGGACAACAGACACCACAAGGTCAAGGTCAACAGATGCCACAGCAAATGACACATCAACAGCAAATACCTAGTCAACAACAAATTGCGCACAATCCACAGATGGCATTGCCTGGACAGGGAATGCCACCGCCTGGACAACAAATGATGATGCCAGGTCAACAGATACCCAACCAAGGGCAGAATATGCCTCAAGGCCAGATGATGAACCAAGGCCAAACACCGCAAGGTCAGTTACCACATCCAGGTCAACAGATCGGGCAAGGACAGCCACCGAGTCATCCAGGTCAGCAGATGCCACCAGGCCATTTGCCGCCAGGACATCAAACGCATCAAATACAGATGGTTCATCAAGTACAAATGGGAGGTCCTATGGTTGGACAATTACCACCAGGTCAGCCGATGCAGGGTCAGATTCCACAGCAAATACCTGGACCACAGATGCAGCAACCGATGCCCCAGGGACAACCCCAAAATATGCCTGGCCAACAAATTAAAATGCAGCAGCCAAACTTTAATAACATGCCGCAAGGCCAACCACAGAACACAAACCAGCAGGCGCAAACGCCTGTGAAATCAGAACATAATAACAACACGGCGGAGTTAATAAGTTTCGACTGA
- the Hrs gene encoding hepatocyte growth factor regulated tyrosine kinase substrate isoform X2, with translation MYALLCAKQFPRKCSVGYIFSEQKMDTVNILKAEGYKFPTLKESDAMFSADTAPEWAEGEVCHRCRVAFSLMVRRHHCRACGQVFCQQCSSKTSTLPKFGIEKEVRVCDACFDKVSRPPVALNKLEIVDTSNDYGPTQPQKRTGGKTAEELQEEEELQLALALSQSEAEHKEKERKSRAHIAPDPTPHHPTVSPTPSSVSASPEHSTQATSELSRYLDRNYWEQRLSRDNAVAPTAPAPASHASDITEEFPKPAAAKSQDDDSEDKEIDEFVESLKSQVEIFVNRMKSNSSRGRSIANDTSVQTLFMNITAMHSRLLRFIQQQDDKRVYLESLQDKVTQIRDSRAALDTLRAEHAARLAAAAEAAERQRQMQMAAKLQAMRKKKHEYLQYQRQLALQRVQEQEREMQMRQEQQKHQYLMSANSYYMPGVSMQQYQSGFPNQQMYGNPQFHPQMMPQATTESSVPMPGQPQMSTANIPMNITQMGTMQSMPQLTNTYGISTTAANINPTVSVQQSMNQPNLRPALGQQLPLQQQMLLQQMHQMRMPVQPGMHQIVPQSIANGLPGQNIPQQNGQNAPKQNLPNQPQQPPNSMMPQMSVAQQNMGQPQIIPSNPMMGLQMQNMRMPLMQGNQPNANQQVPVSQFQNMNIQNQTNTQQPGSQVPNMQSQSQIPMPGQPMSIQGQQIMPGQTVPGHPQAMQMNNNMSPTNQNVPAQGQQTPQGQGQQMPQQMTHQQQIPSQQQIAHNPQMALPGQGMPPPGQQMMMPGQQIPNQGQNMPQGQMMNQGQTPQGQLPHPGQQIGQGQPPSHPGQQMPPGHLPPGHQTHQIQMVHQVQMGGPMVGQLPPGQPMQGQIPQQIPGPQMQQPMPQGQPQNMPGQQIKMQQPNFNNMPQGQPQNTNQQAQTPVKSEHNNNTAELISFD, from the exons ATGTATGCGCTCCTTTGTGCCAAACAGTTTCCTCGTAAATGCTCAGTTGGATACATTTTTAGTGAACAAAAAATG GACACTGTGAATATACTGAAAGCCGAAGGTTACAAGTTCCCGACACTTAAAGAGTCTGATGCGATGTTTTCTGCTGACACGGCGCCAGAATGGGCAGAGGGAGAAGTGTGTCACAG ATGTCGGGTGGCTTTCTCTTTGATGGTGCGACGTCATCACTGTCGCGCGTGCGGTCAGGTGTTCTGTCAACAGTGTAGCTCCAAAACATCCACTTTACCCAAGTTTGGGATTGAAAAGGAG GTGCGTGTATGTGATGCCTGCTTCGACAAAGTCAGCAGACCACCTGTAGCTCTCAATAAATTGGAGATTGTTGACACTTCCAACGACTATGGGCCCACACAACCACAG AAACGTACCGGCGGCAAGACAGCTGAGGAGCTACAAGAGGAGGAAGAACTACAGCTTGCTCTGGCTCTCAGTCAGTCTGAAGCTGAACATAAGGAGAAAGAACGCAAGTCTCGTGCCCATATTGCACCCGATCCTACGCCACACCATCCAACCG TGTCTCCAACACCTTCATCAGTCAGCGCATCACCGGAGCACAGTACCCAAGCAACTTCTGAGCTGTCGCGGTACTTGGACCGCAACTACTGGGAACAACGATTGTCTCGCGACAACGCGGTTGCCCCCACTGCTCCCGCGCCCGCTTCTCATGCCTCCGACATCACCGAG GAATTCCCAAAACCAGCCGCTGCTAAATCGCAAGATGATGACTCCGAGGACAAAGAGATTGATGAATTCGTGGAGTCCCTCAAATCTCAAGTCGAAATATTTGTAAACAGAATGAAAAGCAACTCTTCACG AGGACGGTCTATTGCCAACGACACCTCCGTTCAGACCCTCTTCATGAACATAACAGCGATGCACTCGCGTCTACTGCGCTTCATTCAGCAACAAGACGACAAGCGGGTATATTTGGAGAGTTTACAG GATAAAGTTACTCAAATTCGCGACAGTCGCGCCGCTCTTGATACTTTAAGAGCAGAACACGCGGCCAGATTAGCAGCCGCCGCCGAAGCGGCCGAGCGACAAAGACAAATGCAAATGGCCGCCAAGTTGCAGGCCATGAGGAAGAAGAAACACGAATACTTGCAGTACCAGAGACAACTTGCTCTGCAAAGGGTTCAG GAACAAGAAAGAGAAATGCAGATGAGACAGGAGCAGCAGAAACACCAGTACTTGATGTCTGCCAACAGTTATTACATGCCAGGCGTGTCAATGCAACAGTACCAAAGCGGCTTTCCGAATCAACAGATGTATGGAAACCCGCAGTTCCATCCACAGATGATGCCGCAAGCTACTACCGAGAGCAGTGTCCCTATGCCTGGCCAACCGCAGATGTCAACTGCCAACATACCAATGAACATCACACAGATGGGAACTATGCAGTCAATGCCACAGCTGACTAATACATACGGCATTTCTACTACTGCCGCTAACATTAACCCAACAGTTAGCGTTCAACAAAGCATGAATCAGCCCAATTTGCGACCTGCGCTCGGTCAACAATTGCCATTACAACAACAGATGCTTCTCCAGCAAATGCATCAGATGCGCATGCCGGTGCAACCAGGCATGCATCAAATTGTACCACAGAGCATTGCAAATGGACTTCCGGGACAAAATATTCCACAACAGAATGGGCAAAATGCTCCAAAGCAAAACTTGCCTAATCAGCCTCAGCAGCCACCTAACTCAATGATGCCTCAGATGTCTGTTGCTCAGCAAAATATGGGCCAACCTCAAATTATTCCAAGCAACCCTATGATGGGATTACAAATGCAGAATATGAGAATGCCCCTTATGCAGGGAAATCAACCAAATGCTAATCAGCAAGTACCAGTATCACAATTTCAGAATATGAATATTCAAAACCAGACTAATACTCAGCAGCCAGGGTCTCAAGTGCCTAACATGCAATCACAGTCACAAATTCCCATGCCTGGACAGCCAATGTCTATACAAGGGCAACAAATAATGCCAGGCCAAACAGTGCCTGGTCACCCACAAGCCATGCagatgaataataatatgtctccCACCAACCAAAATGTGCCTGCTCAAGGACAACAGACACCACAAGGTCAAGGTCAACAGATGCCACAGCAAATGACACATCAACAGCAAATACCTAGTCAACAACAAATTGCGCACAATCCACAGATGGCATTGCCTGGACAGGGAATGCCACCGCCTGGACAACAAATGATGATGCCAGGTCAACAGATACCCAACCAAGGGCAGAATATGCCTCAAGGCCAGATGATGAACCAAGGCCAAACACCGCAAGGTCAGTTACCACATCCAGGTCAACAGATCGGGCAAGGACAGCCACCGAGTCATCCAGGTCAGCAGATGCCACCAGGCCATTTGCCGCCAGGACATCAAACGCATCAAATACAGATGGTTCATCAAGTACAAATGGGAGGTCCTATGGTTGGACAATTACCACCAGGTCAGCCGATGCAGGGTCAGATTCCACAGCAAATACCTGGACCACAGATGCAGCAACCGATGCCCCAGGGACAACCCCAAAATATGCCTGGCCAACAAATTAAAATGCAGCAGCCAAACTTTAATAACATGCCGCAAGGCCAACCACAGAACACAAACCAGCAGGCGCAAACGCCTGTGAAATCAGAACATAATAACAACACGGCGGAGTTAATAAGTTTCGACTGA
- the Hrs gene encoding hepatocyte growth factor regulated tyrosine kinase substrate isoform X3, with amino-acid sequence MHDTVNILKAEGYKFPTLKESDAMFSADTAPEWAEGEVCHRCRVAFSLMVRRHHCRACGQVFCQQCSSKTSTLPKFGIEKEVRVCDACFDKVSRPPVALNKLEIVDTSNDYGPTQPQKRTGGKTAEELQEEEELQLALALSQSEAEHKEKERKSRAHIAPDPTPHHPTVSPTPSSVSASPEHSTQATSELSRYLDRNYWEQRLSRDNAVAPTAPAPASHASDITEEFPKPAAAKSQDDDSEDKEIDEFVESLKSQVEIFVNRMKSNSSRGRSIANDTSVQTLFMNITAMHSRLLRFIQQQDDKRVYLESLQDKVTQIRDSRAALDTLRAEHAARLAAAAEAAERQRQMQMAAKLQAMRKKKHEYLQYQRQLALQRVQEQEREMQMRQEQQKHQYLMSANSYYMPGVSMQQYQSGFPNQQMYGNPQFHPQMMPQATTESSVPMPGQPQMSTANIPMNITQMGTMQSMPQLTNTYGISTTAANINPTVSVQQSMNQPNLRPALGQQLPLQQQMLLQQMHQMRMPVQPGMHQIVPQSIANGLPGQNIPQQNGQNAPKQNLPNQPQQPPNSMMPQMSVAQQNMGQPQIIPSNPMMGLQMQNMRMPLMQGNQPNANQQVPVSQFQNMNIQNQTNTQQPGSQVPNMQSQSQIPMPGQPMSIQGQQIMPGQTVPGHPQAMQMNNNMSPTNQNVPAQGQQTPQGQGQQMPQQMTHQQQIPSQQQIAHNPQMALPGQGMPPPGQQMMMPGQQIPNQGQNMPQGQMMNQGQTPQGQLPHPGQQIGQGQPPSHPGQQMPPGHLPPGHQTHQIQMVHQVQMGGPMVGQLPPGQPMQGQIPQQIPGPQMQQPMPQGQPQNMPGQQIKMQQPNFNNMPQGQPQNTNQQAQTPVKSEHNNNTAELISFD; translated from the exons ATGCAT GACACTGTGAATATACTGAAAGCCGAAGGTTACAAGTTCCCGACACTTAAAGAGTCTGATGCGATGTTTTCTGCTGACACGGCGCCAGAATGGGCAGAGGGAGAAGTGTGTCACAG ATGTCGGGTGGCTTTCTCTTTGATGGTGCGACGTCATCACTGTCGCGCGTGCGGTCAGGTGTTCTGTCAACAGTGTAGCTCCAAAACATCCACTTTACCCAAGTTTGGGATTGAAAAGGAG GTGCGTGTATGTGATGCCTGCTTCGACAAAGTCAGCAGACCACCTGTAGCTCTCAATAAATTGGAGATTGTTGACACTTCCAACGACTATGGGCCCACACAACCACAG AAACGTACCGGCGGCAAGACAGCTGAGGAGCTACAAGAGGAGGAAGAACTACAGCTTGCTCTGGCTCTCAGTCAGTCTGAAGCTGAACATAAGGAGAAAGAACGCAAGTCTCGTGCCCATATTGCACCCGATCCTACGCCACACCATCCAACCG TGTCTCCAACACCTTCATCAGTCAGCGCATCACCGGAGCACAGTACCCAAGCAACTTCTGAGCTGTCGCGGTACTTGGACCGCAACTACTGGGAACAACGATTGTCTCGCGACAACGCGGTTGCCCCCACTGCTCCCGCGCCCGCTTCTCATGCCTCCGACATCACCGAG GAATTCCCAAAACCAGCCGCTGCTAAATCGCAAGATGATGACTCCGAGGACAAAGAGATTGATGAATTCGTGGAGTCCCTCAAATCTCAAGTCGAAATATTTGTAAACAGAATGAAAAGCAACTCTTCACG AGGACGGTCTATTGCCAACGACACCTCCGTTCAGACCCTCTTCATGAACATAACAGCGATGCACTCGCGTCTACTGCGCTTCATTCAGCAACAAGACGACAAGCGGGTATATTTGGAGAGTTTACAG GATAAAGTTACTCAAATTCGCGACAGTCGCGCCGCTCTTGATACTTTAAGAGCAGAACACGCGGCCAGATTAGCAGCCGCCGCCGAAGCGGCCGAGCGACAAAGACAAATGCAAATGGCCGCCAAGTTGCAGGCCATGAGGAAGAAGAAACACGAATACTTGCAGTACCAGAGACAACTTGCTCTGCAAAGGGTTCAG GAACAAGAAAGAGAAATGCAGATGAGACAGGAGCAGCAGAAACACCAGTACTTGATGTCTGCCAACAGTTATTACATGCCAGGCGTGTCAATGCAACAGTACCAAAGCGGCTTTCCGAATCAACAGATGTATGGAAACCCGCAGTTCCATCCACAGATGATGCCGCAAGCTACTACCGAGAGCAGTGTCCCTATGCCTGGCCAACCGCAGATGTCAACTGCCAACATACCAATGAACATCACACAGATGGGAACTATGCAGTCAATGCCACAGCTGACTAATACATACGGCATTTCTACTACTGCCGCTAACATTAACCCAACAGTTAGCGTTCAACAAAGCATGAATCAGCCCAATTTGCGACCTGCGCTCGGTCAACAATTGCCATTACAACAACAGATGCTTCTCCAGCAAATGCATCAGATGCGCATGCCGGTGCAACCAGGCATGCATCAAATTGTACCACAGAGCATTGCAAATGGACTTCCGGGACAAAATATTCCACAACAGAATGGGCAAAATGCTCCAAAGCAAAACTTGCCTAATCAGCCTCAGCAGCCACCTAACTCAATGATGCCTCAGATGTCTGTTGCTCAGCAAAATATGGGCCAACCTCAAATTATTCCAAGCAACCCTATGATGGGATTACAAATGCAGAATATGAGAATGCCCCTTATGCAGGGAAATCAACCAAATGCTAATCAGCAAGTACCAGTATCACAATTTCAGAATATGAATATTCAAAACCAGACTAATACTCAGCAGCCAGGGTCTCAAGTGCCTAACATGCAATCACAGTCACAAATTCCCATGCCTGGACAGCCAATGTCTATACAAGGGCAACAAATAATGCCAGGCCAAACAGTGCCTGGTCACCCACAAGCCATGCagatgaataataatatgtctccCACCAACCAAAATGTGCCTGCTCAAGGACAACAGACACCACAAGGTCAAGGTCAACAGATGCCACAGCAAATGACACATCAACAGCAAATACCTAGTCAACAACAAATTGCGCACAATCCACAGATGGCATTGCCTGGACAGGGAATGCCACCGCCTGGACAACAAATGATGATGCCAGGTCAACAGATACCCAACCAAGGGCAGAATATGCCTCAAGGCCAGATGATGAACCAAGGCCAAACACCGCAAGGTCAGTTACCACATCCAGGTCAACAGATCGGGCAAGGACAGCCACCGAGTCATCCAGGTCAGCAGATGCCACCAGGCCATTTGCCGCCAGGACATCAAACGCATCAAATACAGATGGTTCATCAAGTACAAATGGGAGGTCCTATGGTTGGACAATTACCACCAGGTCAGCCGATGCAGGGTCAGATTCCACAGCAAATACCTGGACCACAGATGCAGCAACCGATGCCCCAGGGACAACCCCAAAATATGCCTGGCCAACAAATTAAAATGCAGCAGCCAAACTTTAATAACATGCCGCAAGGCCAACCACAGAACACAAACCAGCAGGCGCAAACGCCTGTGAAATCAGAACATAATAACAACACGGCGGAGTTAATAAGTTTCGACTGA
- the LOC142974963 gene encoding targeting protein for Xklp2 has product MAKNVTNFRGEIYFTPNGNLRIKDEPVTPIEEDFGDHNHLDCSFDNDFGGMRKSMSMNDIAALREDLVKLEFCEKEEVYNRYRRPSVAPQELSRTKFVSMAEAIYHYQRDTPGRFHSTRPQIFRSQGNTGRTGLTVPQSPMLRCKGRSRPLHVVSQKEKEEMELEEIKKFKIKAHPIPKSVIEGPHLPEVQKKPITVPAPFNLTEIHKKAAQSPEGVQNFKARPAPKHILEKPHIPVKPPVQVTKPVSPKFHYKRANSADHLRHDIKTLPKNQKPEEKPHIRMGPLKPEPFSFEKRDEDLKRRREERIKRQIEEERKQACLFKAQPVPGAVKKRMHCATAKCGSSTASSENKENIKFEARPPVVLYKEPFKPVLKPAQMIKAAPFELTTEKRAAERERFDKQLKEKEEELERMKLLREKEQLEAEEKATAELRAKLVHHAKPVPALVPFHLERSVAPLTVPETPKFIRRQKQN; this is encoded by the coding sequence ATGGCTAAAAATGTGACGAACTTTCGCGGTGAAATTTATTTCACACCCAATGGAAATCTACGCATAAAGGACGAGCCTGTTACTCCAATAGAGGAGGATTTTGGTGATCACAATCATCTTGACTGCTCCTTCGACAATGATTTTGGTGGAATGAGGAAATCTATGTCTATGAACGATATTGCTGCCCTCCGAGAAGACCTCGTGAAGCTAGAATTCTGTGAAAAAGAAGAAGTTTATAATAGATATCGTAGGCCATCAGTGGCTCCTCAAGAGTTGTCAAGAACCAAGTTTGTGTCAATGGCCGAAGCCATTTATCATTATCAAAGGGATACTCCTGGACGTTTTCACTCAACGCGGCCACAAATATTCCGATCGCAGGGTAATACTGGTCGTACGGGTCTAACAGTGCCTCAATCACCAATGCTACGATGCAAAGGACGCTCCCGCCCTCTTCATGTAGTATCACAGAAGGAGAAAGAGGAAATGGAACTTGAAGAAATtaagaagtttaaaattaagGCTCATCCTATTCCAAAGTCAGTGATTGAAGGTCCACATCTACCTGAAGTGCAGAAGAAACCCATCACAGTTCCCGCTCCTTTCAATTTGACAGAAATTCACAAGAAAGCAGCACAGTCGCCAGAAGGTGTCCAGAACTTCAAAGCTCGTCCAGCCCCTAAACACATACTTGAGAAACCACACATACCAGTTAAACCACCAGTGCAAGTTACTAAACCAGTTAGTCCAAAGTTCCACTACAAAAGAGCTAACTCAGCTGATCATCTTAGGCATGATATCAAAACTTTGCCTAAAAACCAGAAGCCTGAAGAGAAACCACATATTAGAATGGGACCTTTGAAACCTGAACCATTCTCATTTGAAAAACGAGATGAAGATCTTAAGCGCCGCAGAGAGGAAAGGATCAAACGACAAATAGAAGAAGAGCGTAAACAGGCTTGTCTATTCAAAGCACAGCCAGTACCTGGAGCAGTGAAGAAACGCATGCATTGTGCTACAGCTAAATGTGGTTCATCAACAGCTTCTtctgaaaacaaagaaaacattaaGTTTGAAGCTCGCCCACCAGTTGTTCTTTACAAGGAACCTTTCAAACCTGTGCTTAAGCCAGCACAGATGATAAAAGCTGCCCCATTTGAGTTGACTACTGAGAAACGAGCGGCTGAAAGGGAGAGGTTTGATAAACAATTGAAGGAAAAGGAGGAAGAACTTGAAAGAATGAAGCTTTTGAGAGAGAAAGAACAATTAGAAGCTGAGGAGAAAGCCACAGCAGAACTCAGAGCTAAACTTGTACATCATGCTAAGCCAGTCCCTGCTCTAGTACCATTCCATTTAGAAAGATCTGTTGCACCACTCACTGTCCCTGAGACACCCAAGTTTATTAGAAGGCAGAAACAAAACTGA
- the LOC142974964 gene encoding U6 snRNA-associated Sm-like protein LSm5 encodes MAQGALPNPNTLLPLELVDKCIGSRIHIIMKNDKEMVGTLQGFDDFVNMLLDDVTEYESTPEGRKITKLDQILLNGNNIAMLVPGGEMPGESYEAQ; translated from the coding sequence ATGGCACAAGGAGCTTTACCTAATCCAAACACATTATTACCACTTGAACTGGTGGACAAGTGTATAGGTTCGCGTATTCACATTATCATGAAAAACGACAAAGAAATGGTTGGAACATTACAGGGCTTCGATGATTTCGTCAATATGTTATTAGACGATGTCACGGAATACGAATCTACACCAGAAGGGaggaagatcacgaaattagaCCAAATTTTACTAAATGGTAATAACATTGCTATGTTGGTGCCTGGAGGTGAAATGCCGGGTGAATCATACGAAGCACAATAA